GTTGGCCATTTCACATGAAAGCCTCAAGACCTCGGAGAGATCCACCGGGTTATGACCCGACTGCACCCACTCGAATTCATGTAACAAGGCTGCCACCCAAAAGGTCACCGTGGTAAGACCCAATGCCTTTCCGGGGCAGGTCCTCCGGCCCGACCCGAACGGCGCCAGCCTCAGGTCCGATCCCATCACGGAGAACTCCATGTCAGCAGCATCCTTGCACACGAACCTCTCCGGCTTAAACTCCAGTGGGTCCGACCACACTTGTGGGTCCCTTGTGATTGCCCACATGTTAACCATTGCCGTGGTCCCCGCCGGCACGTGGTGCCCATCAATTGTGGTATCCGTGATGGCCAAGCGGGCCCACGATAGAAGTGGGCCAGGCGGGTGTAGCCTAAGAACTTCCTTCACCACAGCAGGCAGGTAAGCCAGTGATTGAATGTCTGATTCCTTCAACGGCCTTGATCTTCCGACCACCTGATCGAGCTCATCGTACACTTTTGATTGGATATCTGGGTGGAGTACCATCCTCGCTAGTATCCACTCTATCAAAACCGCCACAGTGTCCGTTCCTCGGAAGATCATCTCCTGTAATAAAGAATATATAATTAGCATTATTAAAAACAGATTACAATGGCTCTTTTACTTGGTGAATCTTAATCCCATTGAGCCCACACTGTTGTAGATTCTAACGTTTTGGTTTCTTTTGTCCAACCTTTTTCTGACCAACCAAACAttattttattggaaaataaaacaataatgttatttagtagattgaaATGATGTATTAGTAAAACTAGTACTTCCTAGTATTATTTTTctgaataaaataaacattatttcattttgttttgcttacCCAAAGAACGGCGACCATATCGTCGTCCGATAATTTATCTGGTCCTTGAAGAGACAGAAGAACATCGACAAAATCATGGTTTTTTTGGCCAGTTTGGTCTCTGTGCTCTTTGATAATCCTGTTGACGTACTGATTCACTTTAGGAACGAGTTTGGAGCATCTGAACCTGATTTTCTGAAGGTCGAGACCAGCAAGCCAAGGAAGGTGGTCGGACCAGTTGAGCTTCCCCAGAAGCTCGTAACCTTCCTGGACGAGCTCGCCCAGCTCCACGGTTTCATAGTTATTTCCGAACACAGAGCACATCATGTTGCTAAGCGACGCTCGCTTCAGTACATCGCGGACAGAGAACTCTCCGGTGCGACATGCAATCAAGGACACCATTTGAGCAGCGATTTCGGACCTCTGGGGCTCCGAGGCGTTGATTTGTTTCGGGTAGAAGAGATGAGTGGCGGCGATTCTCCTCAAGGTTCGCCAGTAAACTCCATAAGGAGCGAAGCCAATCGCTCTGTTGAACATCAGGCTGTACGCAGACTCCTTCACTGGGCGGTCAGCGAAGACTGAGCTGTTTAAGATTTCTTTAGCCACATCGGGGTTGCATGTCACGATGACACGTGTTTCGCCGAGGCTGAAAGCCATGAGTCGCCTAGCTCCGAACCAGTCGGCCGCCGCAGCGAGCTTGTGGTGAGCGAGATTAACCATTAGGTTCATGCTTCCCAGCACCGGGAAACCTCGGGGCCCCGGTATTGACTTTGATCTTGAACCTCTCCACAAATATTTTCCCCAGGCGGGGCCGCCGGGGTAAGCCCAATAGCACAAAGCCATGGCTAGCCAAGCCAAGCAGAGAAAAACGAAAAGCAAAGGGGAAGAGAAAGCTCTGCACTTGGAAGCGAGAGCAAAAACCCACAAGCTGTCGATGTGTGTCTCCATGGATGTGGAAGTGGGAGGGAAGGAAACAAAGGGTAACAGAGCTAGGGAGATATATGTTCCCAAGAATGTGTGGGTTTTCCTTTTTGGGTTAAACCATGAAGTGCGAGTTGGGTTTATATAGAGCTAGCTACAAGAGTTACCGTTAAAACATGGGTGTTTATTGACCATATAACGGAAAATAGATGGCGGTT
This genomic interval from Corylus avellana chromosome ca3, CavTom2PMs-1.0 contains the following:
- the LOC132176619 gene encoding cytochrome P450 78A6-like gives rise to the protein METHIDSLWVFALASKCRAFSSPLLFVFLCLAWLAMALCYWAYPGGPAWGKYLWRGSRSKSIPGPRGFPVLGSMNLMVNLAHHKLAAAADWFGARRLMAFSLGETRVIVTCNPDVAKEILNSSVFADRPVKESAYSLMFNRAIGFAPYGVYWRTLRRIAATHLFYPKQINASEPQRSEIAAQMVSLIACRTGEFSVRDVLKRASLSNMMCSVFGNNYETVELGELVQEGYELLGKLNWSDHLPWLAGLDLQKIRFRCSKLVPKVNQYVNRIIKEHRDQTGQKNHDFVDVLLSLQGPDKLSDDDMVAVLWEMIFRGTDTVAVLIEWILARMVLHPDIQSKVYDELDQVVGRSRPLKESDIQSLAYLPAVVKEVLRLHPPGPLLSWARLAITDTTIDGHHVPAGTTAMVNMWAITRDPQVWSDPLEFKPERFVCKDAADMEFSVMGSDLRLAPFGSGRRTCPGKALGLTTVTFWVAALLHEFEWVQSGHNPVDLSEVLRLSCEMANPLTVKVKARRR